One genomic segment of Agromyces intestinalis includes these proteins:
- a CDS encoding glycoside hydrolase family 13 protein: MPLTGARPVPPALTEDPLWWRSAVIYQVYVRSFADSDGDGTGDLRGVRSRLGYLKELGVDALWFNPWYPSPLADGGYDVADYRDIHPAFGTLEDAEQLIAEALELGIRTIIDVVPNHISDQHPWFQAALEAGPGSPERERFWFRPGRGEHGEEPPNEWVSEFKGVPWTRTTNPDGTPGDWYLHLFTPEQPDLNWNHPDVRREHEDILRFWFDRGVAGVRIDSAAQVMKHPDLPDYPEQAGPGEHPHIDRDEVHEVYRAWRRIADEYDGTRVLVGEVWLPDAERFAAYLRPDEMHTAFNFDFMSRAWDASELRASIDLMLAAHAPVGAPSTWVLSNHDVTRAVTRYGREDSSFAFAKKRFDTPTDLELGSRRARAAALLTAALPGSLYLYQGDELGLPEVELPRDVLEDPMHFRSGGVDPGRDGCRVPLPWRGSSAPFGFSPDRTPEGEASAQPWLPQPDAWAALSVQAQEADPSSMLWLYRQALRIRKREAALGDGALVWLDTAPDVLAFRRGDDVVSITNLGAEPIDLPDHESILLSSTPLAGGLLPTDSTVWLRTRS, encoded by the coding sequence ATGCCACTCACCGGTGCCCGACCGGTTCCCCCGGCCCTCACCGAGGACCCGCTGTGGTGGCGCAGCGCCGTGATCTACCAGGTGTACGTGCGCAGCTTCGCGGACTCCGACGGCGACGGCACGGGCGACCTGCGCGGCGTGCGCAGCCGGCTCGGCTATCTCAAGGAGCTCGGCGTCGACGCGCTCTGGTTCAACCCGTGGTACCCCTCGCCGCTCGCCGACGGGGGCTACGACGTCGCCGACTACCGTGACATCCACCCCGCCTTCGGCACCCTCGAAGACGCCGAGCAGCTCATCGCCGAGGCGCTCGAGCTCGGCATCCGCACCATCATCGACGTGGTGCCCAACCACATCAGCGACCAGCACCCGTGGTTCCAGGCCGCTCTCGAAGCCGGCCCCGGCAGCCCCGAGCGCGAGCGCTTCTGGTTCCGGCCCGGCCGGGGCGAGCACGGCGAGGAGCCCCCGAACGAGTGGGTCTCCGAGTTCAAGGGCGTGCCGTGGACCCGCACCACCAACCCCGACGGCACGCCCGGCGACTGGTACCTGCACCTGTTCACCCCCGAACAGCCCGACCTGAACTGGAACCACCCCGACGTGCGCCGCGAGCACGAGGACATCCTGCGGTTCTGGTTCGACCGCGGCGTCGCGGGCGTGCGCATCGACTCGGCCGCACAGGTCATGAAGCACCCCGACCTGCCCGACTACCCCGAACAGGCCGGCCCGGGCGAGCACCCGCACATCGACCGCGACGAGGTGCACGAGGTCTACCGCGCCTGGCGGCGCATCGCCGACGAGTACGACGGCACCCGCGTGCTCGTCGGCGAGGTCTGGCTGCCCGACGCAGAGCGTTTCGCCGCGTACCTCCGGCCCGACGAGATGCACACCGCGTTCAACTTCGACTTCATGTCGCGAGCGTGGGACGCCTCGGAGCTGCGCGCCTCGATCGACCTGATGCTCGCCGCGCACGCACCGGTCGGCGCCCCCAGCACCTGGGTGCTCTCGAACCACGACGTGACCCGGGCCGTCACCCGGTACGGCCGCGAGGACTCCTCGTTCGCGTTCGCGAAGAAGCGGTTCGACACGCCGACCGACCTCGAGCTCGGCTCGCGCCGGGCGCGCGCCGCCGCCCTGCTCACGGCGGCCCTGCCCGGTTCGCTGTACCTCTACCAGGGCGACGAGCTCGGCCTGCCCGAGGTCGAGCTGCCGCGCGACGTGCTCGAAGACCCGATGCACTTCCGTTCGGGCGGGGTCGACCCCGGACGCGACGGATGCCGCGTGCCGCTGCCCTGGCGCGGGTCGTCGGCGCCGTTCGGGTTCAGCCCCGACCGCACGCCCGAAGGCGAAGCATCCGCGCAGCCCTGGCTGCCCCAACCCGACGCCTGGGCCGCGCTCAGCGTGCAGGCGCAGGAGGCCGACCCGTCCTCGATGCTGTGGCTCTACCGCCAGGCCCTGCGCATCCGCAAGCGCGAGGCCGCGCTCGGCGACGGCGCCCTCGTGTGGCTCGACACCGCGCCCGACGTGCTCGCGTTCCGCCGTGGCGACGACGTCGTCTCGATCACGAACCTCGGTGCCGAGCCGATCGACCTGCCCGACCACGAGAGCATCCTGCTCTCCAGCACGCCGCTCGCCGGCGGCCTGCTGCCCACCGACTCGACGGTCTGGCTCCGAACCCGGAGCTGA